Proteins encoded in a region of the Gammaproteobacteria bacterium genome:
- a CDS encoding FkbM family methyltransferase, whose amino-acid sequence MRLATSLCKFLWNQPWFKPEYGRSVYKIICSGDEAPDAPFEKDFFGLRYAGNLRNTIDFSVFYYGAFEKPLLFFLRDCLAAIHKPPTVFCDIGANIGQHALFMSLLAEQVHAFEPYDKVREKLQRQIALNNLTNLQVHAVGLSDQPQRLPFYAPTGRNEGIGSFDAGTTQKGNKSIGELALERGDDFFQAHAIESVDLIKIDVEGFEKSVLAGLQLTLGSQRPVVVCEITYGADLSIQSLQELEALFPPDYRFFTFDVRKADGSKARRKDARARQSGEYQLIPFDFRFQKGQDDIIACPAEQLERLPTSNSQQA is encoded by the coding sequence ATGCGCCTTGCCACTTCTCTCTGCAAGTTTCTCTGGAATCAGCCCTGGTTCAAGCCCGAATACGGACGCTCTGTCTACAAAATAATCTGCTCGGGTGACGAAGCCCCGGACGCACCGTTCGAAAAGGACTTTTTCGGGCTTCGCTATGCCGGCAATCTGCGCAATACCATCGACTTCAGCGTGTTCTATTACGGCGCCTTCGAGAAGCCATTGCTGTTTTTCCTGCGGGACTGTCTGGCCGCTATTCACAAACCACCGACGGTGTTCTGCGATATCGGCGCCAATATCGGCCAGCACGCACTGTTCATGTCACTGCTCGCCGAACAGGTTCACGCCTTCGAACCCTACGATAAAGTGCGTGAAAAACTGCAGCGACAGATCGCGCTTAATAACCTGACCAACCTGCAGGTCCACGCAGTGGGGTTGAGTGACCAGCCCCAGAGACTGCCCTTTTATGCGCCAACCGGGCGTAACGAGGGAATTGGCTCCTTCGACGCCGGTACCACACAAAAAGGCAATAAGAGTATTGGCGAATTGGCCCTGGAGCGTGGTGATGATTTTTTCCAGGCCCATGCGATTGAATCCGTAGACCTGATCAAGATTGATGTGGAAGGATTCGAAAAATCAGTCTTGGCCGGATTGCAGCTTACCCTGGGAAGCCAGCGCCCCGTCGTCGTCTGCGAGATCACCTACGGAGCCGATCTGTCTATTCAGTCCCTGCAGGAACTCGAGGCACTGTTTCCGCCGGATTACCGGTTTTTCACTTTCGACGTGAGAAAGGCCGATGGCAGCAAAGCCCGCCGCAAGGATGCCAGAGCGAGGCAAAGTGGCGAATATCAGCTGATACCATTCGATTTTCGCTTTCAGAAAGGCCAGGACGACATTATCGCCTGTCCGGCAGAACAGCTGGAACGATTGCCAACAAGCAACAGTCAGCAGGCCTGA
- a CDS encoding alpha/beta hydrolase, which produces MKPIYRSPQGRELILSRYEEFLRAWPGPFERLAIETRQGKTAVLRCGDQHKPALVLLHGSMSNSLIWMNDAARWQQHFQLFAIDIIGEPGCSAESRPDLHSDAYAEWLDDLLDTLGLTSASLVGISLGGWLALDYASRRPGRVERMVVMCPAGIGRQKHSLVFKAMFLLLLGSWGKRRLRSLVTGADHQPTEQGLQKYLDYQSLIQKHFRPRVVRFKRFSDDALRAITAPTLLIAGGQDAFFDFTDTRERLAQLDCRIDVAYQEQLGHMIVNQTEPILSFLLTDAQ; this is translated from the coding sequence ATGAAACCAATTTACCGCTCTCCGCAAGGCCGGGAACTGATCCTGTCACGCTACGAGGAATTTCTGCGTGCCTGGCCCGGGCCCTTTGAACGCCTCGCCATTGAGACCCGACAGGGAAAGACAGCGGTTCTCCGCTGCGGTGACCAACACAAACCGGCATTGGTTCTGCTACACGGTTCCATGAGCAATTCGCTGATCTGGATGAACGACGCGGCACGCTGGCAACAACACTTTCAACTGTTCGCCATCGATATCATAGGCGAGCCCGGGTGCAGTGCCGAATCGCGCCCCGATCTTCACAGCGACGCCTATGCCGAATGGCTGGATGACCTGCTCGACACGCTGGGACTAACGTCGGCCAGTCTCGTGGGAATCTCACTGGGCGGCTGGCTGGCGCTGGATTATGCCAGCCGCAGGCCGGGACGGGTCGAGCGCATGGTGGTGATGTGTCCGGCCGGTATCGGCAGACAGAAACACAGTCTCGTTTTCAAAGCCATGTTCTTATTATTGCTAGGTTCCTGGGGAAAACGCCGTCTGCGGTCACTGGTAACAGGGGCGGACCACCAGCCAACTGAGCAGGGCTTACAGAAATACCTGGATTATCAGTCGTTGATTCAAAAGCACTTCAGACCCCGAGTGGTCCGTTTCAAGCGGTTCAGTGATGACGCTCTGCGGGCAATCACCGCTCCGACACTGTTGATCGCCGGCGGACAGGATGCCTTCTTCGATTTCACCGACACCAGGGAGCGCCTGGCGCAACTGGACTGCCGGATCGATGTGGCGTATCAGGAACAGCTGGGGCACATGATTGTCAATCAGACCGAACCGATCCTCAGCTTCCTGTTAACAGACGCACAATGA
- a CDS encoding (2Fe-2S)-binding protein produces MSYSLNVNGQTYQVDVDGDTPLLWVVRDHLGLTGTKFGCGMAQCGACTVHIDGEASRSCVLPVSAAAGRQITTIEGLSSPAARAVQDAWVEVQAPQCGYCQSGQIMSAAALLEQNPNPTEEQIESAMSGNICRCGTYSRIKAGIRRAAGAINAGEVA; encoded by the coding sequence ATGTCTTATTCACTAAACGTTAACGGTCAGACCTACCAGGTCGACGTCGATGGCGATACCCCGCTGCTGTGGGTGGTTCGCGATCACCTGGGGTTGACCGGCACCAAGTTCGGGTGCGGAATGGCGCAGTGCGGTGCCTGTACCGTGCATATTGACGGGGAAGCCTCGCGCAGCTGCGTGTTACCGGTTTCCGCCGCCGCCGGCCGACAGATCACTACCATCGAGGGTCTCAGCAGCCCTGCGGCGCGAGCGGTGCAGGATGCCTGGGTCGAGGTTCAGGCGCCACAATGCGGTTATTGCCAGTCAGGGCAGATCATGTCGGCAGCGGCCCTGCTCGAGCAGAACCCTAATCCCACCGAAGAACAGATTGAGTCGGCCATGTCCGGCAATATCTGTCGTTGTGGAACTTATTCCCGTATCAAGGCCGGCATCAGGCGGGCTGCCGGGGCGATCAATGCCGGGGAGGTGGCGTAA
- a CDS encoding S-methyl-5'-thioinosine phosphorylase — protein sequence MQSLPGSAAGSIREFKRDNVLLAVIGGSGLSRLDSLTSVSSATYRTPFADSEVEILNGFLEGYPVAFLPRHGAQHHLPPHRINYRANLWALKEHGVNDIVAVNAVGGINPQLSPGTLAIPDQLIDYTYGRDHTFYEENLEEVVHIDFTHPYSKRLRHLLVIAVEQEQLEMDEDENKLPLTRGVYGCVQGPRLETAAEINRLRRDGCDMVGMTGMPEAALARELGLQYACLALSVNRAAGLEEMPITMEAINNTLSRGIIEVKNILQVFVRLYRERTEI from the coding sequence GTGCAATCGCTTCCGGGGTCGGCAGCTGGTTCCATCAGGGAATTCAAGAGGGATAACGTTTTGCTGGCAGTAATAGGTGGTTCGGGTTTATCCCGGTTAGACAGTTTGACAAGTGTCAGTTCGGCAACCTACCGGACACCTTTTGCGGATAGCGAGGTGGAGATCCTGAATGGGTTTCTGGAAGGGTACCCGGTTGCCTTTCTGCCCCGCCATGGCGCGCAACATCACCTCCCACCTCACCGGATCAACTACCGGGCCAATCTCTGGGCCCTGAAAGAACACGGGGTGAATGATATAGTCGCTGTAAATGCCGTGGGCGGGATCAATCCCCAGTTGTCACCAGGTACGCTGGCCATTCCCGATCAGTTGATTGACTACACGTACGGGCGTGACCACACCTTTTACGAGGAAAACCTGGAAGAGGTCGTGCACATTGATTTCACGCATCCGTACAGCAAGCGTCTGCGGCATCTGCTGGTTATTGCCGTGGAGCAGGAACAACTTGAGATGGATGAAGACGAGAACAAATTGCCTTTGACCCGCGGAGTCTATGGCTGCGTGCAGGGGCCTAGACTTGAAACCGCCGCGGAGATCAACCGCCTGCGCCGGGACGGTTGCGACATGGTAGGCATGACAGGTATGCCGGAGGCGGCACTGGCCCGTGAGCTGGGGCTGCAGTATGCCTGCCTGGCACTCTCCGTAAACCGGGCCGCTGGGCTTGAGGAAATGCCTATTACCATGGAGGCTATTAACAATACCTTGTCCAGGGGCATTATCGAGGTCAAAAATATATTGCAGGTGTTTGTGCGACTGTACCGGGAACGCACGGAAATTTGA
- a CDS encoding molybdopterin cofactor-binding domain-containing protein — protein MGKFQKTLQPHAPARRQFLKLAGLGGAGLVIGLHLEPRAALAQQSGAAELTYNAFVSVTSDNQVKVLIKHLEMGQGIYTGLATCVAEEMDADWAQIVCEHAPADTEKYANLGMGLQATGGSTGMANSYQQMREAGAAARALLVAAAAQRWSVPVADISVSAGVVRHGPHSATFGELAAAAAAQTAPPVDSLVLKSPTEFIYIGNPDLPRKDIGKNRGTALYTQDVQLPGMLTAVVAHSPRFGGKVRSFDASAALAVQGVQAVFEIDSGVAVVARDYWTASKGREALTIEWDDSNAEMRGSKELREQYASLLETSGTVAEQEGNADAILAAAGDYLEASFEFPYLSHAPMEPMNCVAQINGNSAELWYGCQFQTIDQMVVAEMIGGRPEDVVIHTLFAGGGFGRRANPFSDYIVETVNIARQHPGVPVKLVWSREDDIRGGFYRPAFMHKLTAALGPDGKPQAFKARLAGQSIMEGTPLAEMSVVEGVDVSSVEGLVELAYHVPHRLVELHSPKVGVPVQWWRSVGNTHTAFSKEVFIDLLARKAGVDPVDYRLALLQHNPKETAVLKLAAEKAGWGRAVPANTGRGVAVHSSFGSSVAEIVDVSVSGERFKVDRVVAVIDCGTVVNPDIVRAQVEGAVALGLSAALGDELTLTDGLVDQSNFHDYQVLRMGEMPEVEVYFIDSDLPPTGVGEPGTPPIAPAVANALAAATGKTYTRLPLKSV, from the coding sequence ATGGGTAAATTTCAGAAAACTCTGCAACCCCATGCACCGGCCAGGCGACAGTTTCTCAAGCTGGCGGGACTGGGCGGCGCCGGGCTGGTGATCGGCCTGCACCTCGAGCCACGAGCCGCGCTGGCCCAGCAGTCCGGGGCGGCCGAACTGACCTACAATGCCTTCGTCAGCGTCACTTCCGATAACCAGGTCAAGGTGTTGATCAAGCATCTTGAGATGGGGCAGGGAATCTATACCGGGCTGGCAACCTGTGTCGCCGAGGAAATGGATGCGGACTGGGCTCAGATTGTCTGCGAACACGCTCCGGCAGACACTGAAAAATACGCCAATCTTGGTATGGGACTGCAGGCCACCGGTGGCAGCACCGGCATGGCCAACAGTTACCAGCAGATGCGTGAAGCGGGTGCCGCGGCCCGTGCCCTGCTGGTGGCGGCAGCGGCGCAGCGCTGGAGTGTGCCGGTTGCCGATATCAGTGTGAGCGCCGGCGTAGTGCGCCACGGACCGCATTCAGCGACCTTTGGTGAGCTGGCCGCTGCGGCGGCCGCTCAGACGGCTCCCCCGGTCGATTCGCTGGTTTTGAAGAGCCCGACCGAATTCATCTATATCGGTAACCCCGATCTGCCGCGCAAGGATATCGGCAAGAACCGGGGCACAGCGCTTTACACCCAGGACGTGCAGTTGCCGGGTATGCTGACCGCGGTAGTCGCACACTCACCCAGATTCGGCGGCAAAGTTCGAAGCTTCGATGCCTCTGCCGCGCTGGCGGTACAGGGTGTTCAGGCGGTTTTTGAAATTGATTCCGGCGTTGCGGTGGTAGCACGGGATTACTGGACGGCCAGCAAGGGGCGGGAAGCTCTGACTATTGAATGGGACGACAGTAACGCGGAAATGCGCGGCAGCAAGGAGTTGCGGGAGCAATATGCATCCTTGCTTGAAACTTCGGGAACGGTGGCAGAGCAGGAAGGCAATGCCGATGCGATACTGGCAGCGGCCGGTGACTACCTGGAGGCCAGTTTTGAGTTTCCCTATCTCTCTCATGCCCCCATGGAACCCATGAATTGCGTCGCACAGATAAACGGCAACAGTGCCGAACTCTGGTATGGATGCCAGTTTCAGACCATCGACCAGATGGTGGTCGCCGAAATGATCGGCGGCCGGCCGGAGGATGTGGTGATCCACACACTGTTTGCCGGTGGTGGTTTCGGACGGCGGGCCAACCCGTTTTCCGATTACATCGTGGAAACGGTCAATATCGCCAGGCAGCACCCGGGCGTGCCCGTGAAGCTGGTGTGGTCCCGCGAGGACGATATCCGCGGCGGTTTTTACCGCCCGGCATTCATGCATAAGCTGACCGCCGCACTCGGTCCAGACGGAAAACCGCAGGCCTTCAAGGCCAGACTGGCAGGGCAGTCGATCATGGAAGGAACGCCGCTGGCGGAGATGTCCGTTGTGGAAGGAGTCGACGTGTCGTCGGTGGAAGGGCTCGTCGAGCTTGCCTATCATGTGCCGCACAGACTGGTTGAGTTGCACTCACCGAAGGTTGGTGTGCCGGTGCAGTGGTGGCGATCGGTGGGCAATACCCATACTGCATTCAGCAAGGAGGTGTTTATTGACCTGCTGGCCCGCAAAGCAGGCGTCGACCCGGTCGATTACCGGCTGGCTCTGTTGCAGCACAACCCCAAGGAAACCGCGGTGCTCAAACTGGCGGCGGAAAAGGCCGGCTGGGGCAGGGCAGTTCCTGCCAACACCGGCAGGGGGGTGGCAGTGCATTCTTCGTTCGGGTCCAGCGTGGCAGAAATTGTTGACGTGTCGGTGTCCGGTGAGCGATTCAAGGTGGATCGCGTTGTGGCAGTTATCGACTGCGGCACCGTGGTCAACCCGGATATTGTCAGAGCCCAGGTGGAAGGCGCTGTCGCGCTGGGCCTGTCGGCGGCGCTGGGCGACGAGTTGACCCTGACTGACGGTCTGGTGGACCAGAGCAATTTCCATGACTATCAGGTCTTGAGAATGGGTGAGATGCCGGAGGTGGAGGTTTATTTTATCGACTCAGACCTGCCACCGACCGGGGTTGGCGAACCGGGGACGCCGCCCATTGCGCCAGCCGTTGCCAATGCCCTGGCTGCTGCAACGGGCAAGACCTATACCCGATTGCCGCTTAAGAGCGTTTAA
- the mfd gene encoding transcription-repair coupling factor, with protein MKPFVELLNPPLPDDETPVVRWANLPGLATSLAISEAARHSPAPLLVVTENNEQAEQLRRELGFFYGADQTPVLSFPDWETLPYDNFSAHQDITSDRLNTLYRLPTLKRGILVVSFSSLMHRLPPRSYVTSNSLMLTCGQQFDIDTMRITLLKAGYQSVEAVYEHGEFAVRGSIMDIFPMGSDLPFRVDLLGDEIETLRPFDPETQRSLGQVEEIRLLPGKEFPLNEAGILRFRNSFRERFDVDIRNCPLYQDVSDGIASPGLEYYLALFFDQLSSLVDFLPEQTRVVRIGRLDSAGESFWHEIKTRHTDRQIDRYRPILDPGEVFLSASDVFGQLNTFPTVEIIAGDSGRRATKAFTVNGLPDLAINAKMQSPLANLHDFLSSHGDSRVLLCAESAGRRETLTELFRTIELRPEPMESWQQFRQSPPGVYLCVAPLDRGLWLPDTDTVLISEAQLFGGKIAQRRRRGKVQDNTEFAIKSLTELREGDAVVHVENGVGRYRGLTTLTIDEQVTEFLLLEYAGNSKLYVPVSSLHLISRYSGADPELAPLNRLGTDAWKKARRKAAEKIRDVAAELLEIYARREARKGFVYDTGDISLEQFADSFPFEETEDQANAISAVITDMSSERAMDRLVCGDVGFGKTEVAMRAAFIAAQNHKQVAILVPTTLLAQQHFSSFQDRFADWPISVDVISRFKSSQEQQQSLDKLANGKTDVLIGTHKLLNNGIRYHDLGLLIIDEEHRFGVRQKEKLKAMRANVDVLTLTATPIPRTLNLALSGVRDLSLIVTPPAKRLSVKTFIREEQDSLIKEAVLRELLRGGQVFYLHNEVKTIEQAAARLREIVPQARIAIAHGQMPERELEKVMGDFYHKRFNLLLCSTIIETGIDIPSANTIIIHRADKFGLAQLHQLRGRVGRSHHQAYAYLLTPHQGKMSDDAHKRIDAIRAASALGAGFTLASHDLEIRGAGEFLGEEQSGHMQKIGFSLYLEMLEDAVESLRAGKTPALDYKAEKAIEINLRIPALIPEHYLPDVHNRLVIYKRISAADTADELTGLQEEMIDRFGPLPNEVRLLFRLTHLKLQALPLGISKIDANVSSGRIEFSSTTNVDPLSIVEMVQQDPQHYKLGSANQLLFSHEAPDNAAQRLDFIAAILGRFRVSDQPAA; from the coding sequence GTGAAGCCATTCGTCGAATTACTTAATCCGCCACTGCCCGATGATGAAACGCCTGTTGTGCGCTGGGCCAATCTGCCAGGCCTGGCGACCAGTCTTGCCATCAGTGAAGCCGCCCGGCACAGCCCTGCTCCGCTGCTGGTGGTGACCGAAAACAATGAACAGGCAGAACAGTTGCGCCGCGAGCTGGGGTTTTTCTACGGCGCCGATCAGACCCCTGTGCTGTCATTCCCCGACTGGGAAACCCTCCCTTATGACAACTTTTCCGCGCACCAGGATATAACATCCGACCGCCTCAACACCCTGTACAGGTTACCAACCCTGAAGAGGGGAATTCTGGTTGTCTCTTTCAGCAGCCTGATGCATCGCCTGCCCCCCCGCAGCTACGTTACGTCCAACAGTCTTATGCTGACATGCGGCCAGCAGTTTGACATCGACACCATGCGCATCACCTTGCTGAAGGCCGGCTACCAGAGTGTCGAGGCTGTCTATGAGCACGGTGAGTTTGCAGTACGCGGTTCGATCATGGACATCTTCCCCATGGGAAGTGATCTGCCTTTCCGGGTCGATCTGCTGGGCGATGAAATAGAAACCTTACGCCCCTTCGATCCTGAAACCCAACGCTCGCTGGGGCAGGTCGAAGAGATCCGCCTGTTACCCGGTAAAGAGTTTCCTCTGAACGAAGCTGGAATTCTGCGCTTTCGCAATAGTTTCCGGGAACGCTTTGATGTGGATATACGCAACTGTCCACTTTACCAGGATGTCAGCGACGGCATCGCTTCACCCGGTCTGGAATACTACCTCGCGCTGTTTTTTGACCAGCTATCCAGCCTGGTGGATTTTTTACCCGAGCAGACCCGGGTCGTTCGAATTGGCAGGCTGGATAGCGCCGGAGAGTCATTCTGGCATGAGATCAAGACACGGCACACCGACCGGCAGATCGACAGATACCGTCCGATACTGGACCCCGGCGAGGTGTTTCTTTCCGCCAGCGATGTCTTCGGGCAACTCAACACCTTTCCCACCGTGGAAATTATTGCCGGGGATTCAGGCCGCCGGGCGACGAAGGCTTTCACAGTCAATGGACTTCCCGATCTTGCCATCAATGCAAAAATGCAGTCACCTCTGGCCAATCTGCACGATTTTCTCAGCTCTCACGGCGACAGCCGGGTTTTGCTTTGCGCCGAGTCGGCCGGGCGCCGTGAGACCCTGACGGAGCTGTTCCGCACCATTGAACTTCGCCCCGAGCCCATGGAATCGTGGCAGCAATTCCGGCAGTCGCCACCGGGCGTCTACCTCTGTGTCGCCCCCCTGGATCGCGGGCTCTGGTTGCCGGACACCGACACGGTACTGATCAGTGAGGCACAGCTTTTCGGTGGCAAGATCGCCCAGCGCAGACGCCGCGGCAAGGTTCAGGACAACACTGAATTCGCTATCAAGAGCCTCACCGAACTGCGCGAGGGTGACGCGGTAGTTCATGTGGAGAATGGCGTCGGCCGTTACCGTGGTCTGACGACGCTGACTATCGATGAGCAGGTGACTGAGTTCCTGCTGCTGGAATACGCCGGCAACAGCAAGCTCTATGTACCGGTATCCTCTCTGCACCTTATAAGCCGCTATTCCGGCGCGGACCCGGAGTTGGCTCCCCTCAACAGGTTGGGCACCGACGCCTGGAAAAAGGCCAGACGCAAGGCGGCCGAAAAAATCCGTGATGTTGCTGCAGAACTGCTGGAGATCTACGCCCGCAGGGAAGCCAGAAAAGGCTTTGTCTATGACACCGGGGACATCAGCCTGGAGCAGTTTGCCGACAGTTTTCCTTTTGAAGAAACCGAAGATCAGGCTAACGCCATTTCCGCGGTAATCACCGATATGAGTTCCGAGCGCGCCATGGACCGACTGGTCTGCGGAGACGTCGGGTTCGGCAAGACCGAAGTCGCTATGCGCGCTGCCTTCATAGCTGCCCAGAATCACAAGCAGGTGGCAATCCTGGTACCCACAACCCTGCTGGCCCAACAGCATTTCAGCAGTTTCCAGGATCGGTTCGCGGACTGGCCGATCAGTGTGGACGTCATTTCCCGCTTCAAGTCCTCTCAGGAGCAACAGCAGAGCCTGGATAAACTGGCCAATGGCAAGACAGACGTGCTGATCGGAACCCACAAACTGCTGAACAACGGGATCAGGTACCATGACCTGGGCCTGTTAATCATCGATGAAGAACATCGGTTCGGAGTCAGACAGAAGGAAAAATTGAAGGCCATGCGCGCCAATGTGGATGTCCTGACCCTCACCGCCACACCTATTCCCCGCACATTGAACCTGGCCTTGTCCGGGGTCCGGGATCTGTCACTGATCGTTACGCCCCCGGCCAAAAGGCTGTCAGTAAAGACCTTCATCAGGGAAGAGCAGGACAGCCTGATCAAGGAAGCAGTGCTGCGGGAGCTCCTCCGGGGTGGTCAGGTCTTTTATCTGCACAACGAAGTAAAGACCATTGAACAGGCCGCTGCCCGGTTGCGGGAAATCGTGCCCCAGGCCAGGATCGCCATCGCCCATGGACAGATGCCCGAACGGGAACTGGAAAAAGTCATGGGTGACTTTTATCACAAACGGTTCAACCTGCTTCTCTGTTCAACGATCATCGAAACGGGAATCGATATACCCAGCGCCAACACCATCATCATTCACCGGGCTGATAAATTCGGCCTGGCGCAACTGCATCAGCTGCGTGGGCGGGTTGGCCGCTCCCATCACCAGGCCTATGCCTATTTACTGACTCCGCACCAGGGCAAGATGAGTGATGACGCGCACAAGCGGATTGACGCCATCCGGGCCGCCAGCGCTCTGGGGGCAGGCTTCACCCTGGCCAGCCATGATCTGGAAATTCGTGGAGCCGGGGAATTCCTCGGTGAAGAGCAGAGCGGGCACATGCAGAAAATCGGATTCAGTCTCTATCTGGAGATGCTCGAGGACGCTGTTGAATCCCTGCGGGCCGGTAAAACTCCGGCACTGGATTACAAGGCAGAGAAGGCCATCGAAATCAATTTGCGCATTCCGGCTCTGATCCCGGAGCATTACCTGCCGGATGTGCATAATCGCCTGGTGATTTACAAGCGGATCTCCGCCGCCGATACGGCCGACGAGCTCACCGGATTGCAGGAAGAAATGATAGATCGGTTCGGCCCGCTGCCAAACGAAGTCAGATTGCTGTTCCGGCTTACGCACCTGAAACTGCAGGCCCTGCCATTAGGGATCAGTAAAATTGATGCCAATGTCAGCAGCGGCCGGATAGAATTCTCCTCCACGACCAATGTTGACCCCTTATCAATAGTGGAGATGGTGCAACAGGATCCACAACACTATAAACTGGGTTCAGCCAACCAGCTGCTGTTTTCTCACGAGGCCCCGGACAATGCTGCGCAGCGACTGGACTTCATTGCTGCCATTCTGGGTCGCTTCCGGGTTTCCGACCAGCCGGCGGCCTGA
- a CDS encoding CsiV family protein: MPEASNSKSLFRVVMVKICQRLPLISLLLPAVLALSGSATLAASYDGFRWFQVEISIFSNEYPEYRNAELWSPASLNLSYPQRSREFARLANFFQVENFEQRVLGITGSEEFSTELIEGIAEPGTESLPPETGPFPHRPAADLRLPDFERDPYLLLPRELSNFQTTNARLESSANNRLLFTGLWRQPVVGTGSATALIVRGGRQYGEHFELEGNLTIRFNQNEDRVVIDTDLWLTEFTAPGTGDSRWQLPPAPPGRPATETANGINAFGISRIIQMRQSRDMRSNEFHYLDHPALGLVISVQPYDLPPPLSLPAPLAADPPQSVDQ; the protein is encoded by the coding sequence ATGCCAGAAGCCAGTAATTCAAAGTCATTATTCCGGGTCGTGATGGTTAAAATCTGTCAGCGATTACCACTGATCAGCCTGCTTTTACCGGCGGTTCTGGCGCTATCGGGGTCCGCCACCCTGGCCGCCTCCTATGACGGCTTTCGCTGGTTTCAGGTGGAAATCAGCATTTTTTCCAATGAATACCCGGAGTACCGCAACGCCGAACTGTGGTCGCCGGCGAGTCTGAATCTTAGCTACCCACAACGCAGCCGGGAATTTGCAAGACTGGCGAATTTCTTTCAGGTTGAGAATTTTGAGCAGCGGGTGCTTGGCATAACCGGCAGTGAGGAATTCAGCACCGAACTGATAGAAGGCATTGCTGAGCCCGGAACAGAATCACTCCCTCCCGAAACGGGCCCTTTCCCGCACCGGCCAGCTGCCGATCTGCGGCTGCCAGACTTCGAACGGGACCCCTACCTTCTGCTGCCGCGCGAGCTCAGCAATTTCCAGACCACCAATGCCAGGCTGGAAAGCTCCGCCAACAATCGCCTGCTGTTCACCGGCCTCTGGCGACAACCGGTGGTGGGAACTGGCAGCGCAACAGCGCTGATTGTTCGCGGCGGTCGGCAATACGGTGAACATTTTGAACTGGAGGGTAACCTCACCATCCGCTTTAATCAGAATGAAGACCGCGTGGTGATCGATACTGATCTATGGCTGACTGAATTTACCGCACCTGGAACTGGTGACAGCCGCTGGCAGTTACCACCCGCCCCACCAGGCAGACCGGCAACTGAAACTGCAAACGGGATTAATGCATTCGGCATCAGCCGCATAATTCAAATGCGCCAGAGTCGGGATATGCGCAGTAACGAGTTTCACTATCTGGATCATCCAGCGCTGGGCCTGGTGATCAGCGTGCAACCTTATGATCTGCCTCCGCCCCTATCCCTGCCGGCCCCGCTGGCAGCCGACCCTCCTCAGAGTGTGGATCAGTAA
- a CDS encoding helix-turn-helix domain-containing protein produces MTLYTTQQVADLLDLHVKTVRGYVKDGRLRSTRIGKQYRIARKDLEAFLGRSLDASPTKLTPRAEVSSIVELDGIGNEAASRLANLLMTAAQGHRDDAPLRVETLFDTERNRLKLIVIGSLDATVTVLQMIDRLTREP; encoded by the coding sequence ATGACCCTCTATACCACGCAACAGGTTGCCGATCTGCTGGATCTGCACGTCAAAACAGTACGCGGTTACGTGAAGGACGGCAGACTGCGTAGCACCCGGATCGGCAAGCAATACCGGATCGCACGTAAGGATCTTGAGGCGTTCCTGGGCAGGTCCCTCGACGCCAGTCCCACCAAGCTGACACCACGGGCGGAAGTTTCCAGCATTGTGGAGTTGGACGGGATCGGTAACGAAGCGGCCAGCCGACTGGCCAACCTGCTGATGACGGCAGCGCAAGGACATCGGGATGATGCGCCGTTGCGCGTGGAAACCCTGTTCGATACGGAACGCAATCGCCTCAAACTGATCGTCATAGGCAGCCTGGATGCCACCGTGACTGTGCTGCAGATGATCGATCGCCTGACCAGGGAACCCTGA